AAACTATTAAATGAAAACTTTCTCTTTTGCATTTTTATAgactattttgttttctttataaatacaatgccaAAGTACAGGTTAATCTCACGCAGAGGGCAtactataattgttatcaaaacacaattcacacctattgttctctacctaattatcaaatgtttgcAAGCAGGGAACACACCCTGTGGACATGTTTGGCAtcttaaacttaaaacccatttGAAGCCATGCAATTTAGCTCTATGTATTTTAGGCTGCATGACTTGATAGTTTATATAACACTGATTTTGTTAGTAAATTAAACAGTGATGTTTCAATCTAACTCGATGATAATTGACACACTAATTTTTCTAATAAGAAggaaaataagtatttttttaagaaaaaagagatcaaacaaatcatcaaatacatgtacttaattaaatttgggaaactgttaattaaatattgaatcactgaaaaaattaatttggaaaaatatttagtatgatatatataataatagtttaACTACTCTTCCTAACTTGACCGTGTACCATTGATAGTGTGGGGAACAATGGGTAGTGGACAGCTTCATATTTATATGAACATCagtgtgtaattgaaagtaattgaaaagtaattggaattacatgccttttttgaaagtaattaattaaattaccattacatgtaattgaaaatttggccaattacacattactttcaattacatcaaaatttgtaattaattacactcaattaccattacaaattaccattaccccatccctgatgGGAAGTTAGCCGTTATTTCTGTGCAACTGTGACGTGTAATAGGTATAATACTGCCAGGCTTTTACTAGCATTGATAAAATCTCAATATCTTATAATATAGTTtagataaagtaattataatatactGAAGAAAGACTCAAAGAAAGagagataaatattttatgaaaacagatttctttGGTGCTTCATATGGGCTACAGATGTATTTGTAGCAATCACTGCAGAAAATAATTGCATTAACTGCTAGCAGATTATGGTTCTGCAATGCTCACTACTTCAACATAAAAAATACTGCTGTCATAAAAGGtaaattcttaaaattacaGATCAATCAACAAACAgtgaaattttaaagttaattcaTGTTAAGTTAGTTGAAAGTATGTGTTATGTGGAATTCACCTTTTgaacaaaaatcaatattttggcTTTTTTGTTGTACAAAGGTCAAAAACAGTAACATCTGCCTACATTTACTGTATGTGAAGAGTAGGTATAAAACTCGTAAAGAGTAGAATAACAGCAGTACCTTATCTTATCATTAATAAAACAAGATGGgagtttttattttcacttcttCCTATACACTATATTGGCTTTCTAATGTCTAACTATACACTGTAGAAGTTTCGTGAACATTACTATCCTTACCAAAACATAAATTTGAGGGTCGGTCCAGCGAATTTGGACAGTTTAGGTGCCTTGATGTCCTTTTCTATGTTAGTTTGTTCAGTATGACTTAAATCTCTCCATGTTAAGAATATAAGCGCCGAAAACACGAATACCATGGCTAGTTGACCCATTCTGTCAGCCATTACTGGCCGGAAGTGTGACGCGGGAAGGCATAATTACCCAAAAGGCATGGAAAACTGAAACGATAATGaagatagataaaaaaaaattcacagataataggttttttttaaataaacaaaaaaaacacataataactgagatataaaaaattgtaggtgtaaacacataaaaaaatacatagaatattttcatataataccTGACGTTATCTATGAAAATAAGTATATATTGAGTCAATACTTCAATTAAATTTCATCTCActgaatttattataattaggacAAACGTTtagaaatatacatttttttcaattgatataaaatctaaatgaaataCTAATAAAGAGAAAAATGGAGGAGTATAAAACAATTTCTTGAATGGGGTTTTTACACAAATTTCGATCCgatatgttaaaattttgccaTGTGTGGGCACGCATGAAGATTAATGAAAATGATGATCTCTGggaaaatttgatttaattatgtccattttcaaaaaaacaacttgttgcagacaaagaaaataaatttctaaaatttcaattgtatttgtaTGTTACGTAGCACATCTaaaattgattcatttaaaatcAGCTTCAATCAGCAATTCCAgtactttcatttttaattactttCTTCAGTCTACAAGAGCTTGCATAAAGAGGTTGTATAAATGGTCATGAACGAATTTAGACCATAAAAAACTCACCGAAACAAAGAGGTCGGTGTAACAGATAAtaaggggaaaaaaattcttaaatgtTCAAGCAATTAAATTAACACAGGGGTTTTTCCcttctaaatagaatttatgacaaaaaatCTTATATTAGTTTAACGGCAGATCTGATGTGTAATTTGTTGATAACCCAGCCTCCTATattaattggaaaaataaattaaagtaaaaagtAAGTACCTAGGAGATCAGTCGCACCCATGCATGGCCTTTCGCAGATATCACTGACTAATACCTGCGGGAATTGCTCTAGATGTCCAGCTTGGTCTGTTGAAAAAATTTACGTTCTTTGCTTGAAGCttgaaaatcttttgaaatttcAGTTATTTTGCATAAACTTCAAGTTAAAAAGTATCGATTTTTGGAAATGTCTTTTCCTTTCTCAACACAAAAGCCATCTTGTAGTTCATTCTCATTGTTCTGAAACACCCGCTTCTATATTCATTAATTAGTATACTTCAGTTTTTACTCCATAAATTCATTGAGTTTTCTCTACTTCTATTTACCAAATGTAAAGACagcttctatttttttttattttttttttttgtggtttttttcttttgttgttgttgttggttttttttaatacaaatagaTGTACATATACATAAGGCCGAATGAACAATcttcagtttaattttttttttaccatgcttcaacacatgtacacattttgtaAATGAATGCAAGGTTTGTTTGCAcgtattaaatgtattttttttgtccAACATACTGATGTACAATGACATTAATAAAGTTAATCTCTCTTACTTTTTGcgatttatgttttaatttgttaaaacagatgtaaatataaacaataaaatgctttctttggtagATTCATGCCATGCGGATTATGaaagtagcgatcattgcaggaaaattACTCAACCCGcaaacgcgggttatgtattttttctgcattgtGGCCACCTTCATAACCGCATGAAACTAATAATACAACGCATAATCATATCTACAACGAAAAAATGCAGTTGTAAGCGTTCATTTAACTTGATAACTTAATATATCCTAGTTAACGTTAACTCCAGTTGTGGCCAGACAGCTGCACTAATAACACTCAATATGTGAAAGTTGTAATTGGGTTTCAATAATTCCCCATTTTGCTCTCTATGACACCTATATATAATCTTATATCCGACATAGAAATACTCACTCTTAGTCCATAGGCACCTGAACGACattttgagattttcttaaaataataaaacagtcCCCAtactaaataatacatatagagggtttatactttttaatatataaaatatacatctGGTGCTTGTCTTAGTCTTCTTTGATCGAAAGTAATGATCTGCAATGTCGTTTAAATTTCTGATGAATTAGTTAATGTTGACAACTTTTCCACGGGCACACAGTGGAATCCCCTGATGGTTCACTTTTAtaaatcaggcacgtagcatcgtttttgaaatgggggggggggggggcagacccatccaaaaaatcttgacaatcaaaaaaaaaaagtttccaaaatcttcaaaatcctaatccgtgggggggggggaggggggggtatactttacttccaaaaaaaaaaaatcatccctACCAAATTTTTTCCCCctgcaaatcatgaaattcctaatccgtggggggggggggggggggggggaggtaacTTCAATTTGACACCTTTAATGGTGTGAAACCATTTCCTTAACTTCATCTCAATTTTTTActtacttccaaaaaagtgggggggccaactccattataattcattttttttatatgtaaattttaaaaaaattgttgctgcgagaaaaagtgggcccccccccccccctgatgctacgtgcctgtaaatGAAAGCAGTCGTATGTGATTTAAACTTTAGTCTACCCAAACAAAGTCTACAAAAGGTGTCAACATGGGTTTTAGATCTATATGGTTTCTCGACGCACCGGAAGTGTGTATTTGCTTGTACGACCGCTTGTCAAAGAGTGCTTTTGgttgagaatttttttcattatcaaacaACAATTATTTCAGTATCttgacatgtatatacaaacatCATATACCAATATTTATAGCTGTTACAGGTATATCGCTTTCATAAACTGGTCTGAAAAGTAAATGGTCGTGTTTTGAATTAACTTTAAGCCTCTGTCGGTCTCGAAACATCCAGTAATTTTTCATCATCATCGGGGGATTCCGCGCGAGCTGGCAGCCTCTGGGTCCAGAGTGTGAAACCATGTCTCTGGAAAACCGTATCATTCACGCTGTTCTGGACAAACACGAGGGATTTCTCCGGCGCCATCTTGTTCTCTCGCCGGACGTCGTCGACAAGCTCCGACAAAGGTTCGTCATTACGAACAGCACCACAGAGAGGCTAAACAAGGTACATTAACAAAgggtttaattaaaatttaatcaagAACATGTACTACAGaattaaaatgttcattaatttaaatcaaaatttgaatatataacTGTATAATGAACCAAAGTTTTGTAAGGAAATATACTTCATGACCATTGGCGATTTAAGGTGTAATGCGTGCTAACAAAAATATTCCTAAATCAATGATTTCCAATTATCGTTTTTCATAAAGTTATTGCGGGGTTGGGCAACGATTTGTCCCAATGCTCGATAAATATTGGCATTGATAATCTATCTTAGCATGCAAAAAGGCCAGCTATCAGTGATAATGAGAAGATATTTCGTGATTGTCCCCAATAGGTTTCCTCAGATGTCCAAGTCACTCTTGTAATTGACATTCTTCGTCGCCGTGGAATTCGAACTTTGGCCAAGTTTCTGCACATTCTCAAAGATTCATTAGATGGTTGGATTGCAGACAAGATATTGTGTACCGACCTTCGGATACTCAGTAAATACATTCTCACAGACGAGAGGACACTTAGTGATTACATCATCAGAGTATGCGGCCCCCCTACTCCCGAACCAATCTTACAACCAGTTAAGAAACCGGTCATAAAAGAAGAAACCAAACCAAAACGACCAAAAACACCCCCTGAAccacaaagaaacaaaaaagagTACGGCCTGTTTCATACACTCCCTCAACCTACGAAAATAGCGGAGGTTCCGGGACAGGTTCAGAATCTTCACCGCGTGTTTGAGGAGAGGCGGCTACAGATTGGGAGTACACTGTCCATCCTCAAACAGGAAGAGCAGGCGATCAAGGACATCTTGGAGAAGAACGTCAACGAACAGCGCCATCTGAACAAAAACCAACAGGCCATCTACGACATCAGCAGACGACTCCAGTCCATCCACCACGAGGCGGGACAGCTCCTGAAATCGGCGCCCTCTGGCGTCATGGTGCGCAATAGGCTGGACTATTTGCACGGAGTTCCGTGGAATTCTGTCAAAGTCAATGAACACAACATTGAATGGCGAACGAACGAAAGAGATTGATGATTAAGAAAGccttgaatatacatgtatttatgatgtAGTCGTGTACAGCAGTTGTTCCTCCGATCAACACATATATATGCATTGTATccaatttattaatatattttcattgcatgtacatgcatcacattttaaatatcatatataaagtttttaaaaaattcatcgcAAATACTTATGTAAGATTTTATGTTCATCGTGTTAATTATACAATTTATCAAGGTACATTTAAAAGAagaaagattaattttttaaagggtTGTGCTAGATACAACTTAGTACTTAGTGTCACATTctacaaaatgttttcaatcatgcatttcttttcaaaaatattataacaaataaattgtaATAGAAAAAAGTTGTTCAACATATTCCTGATGCTGAAAtcattaaaacagttttaatttCAGATGTACATGTAGACGCTGCATGCGTGCCGATCGTGGATCTGCTTTTAAAAGCCTACAAAAAATGAACCCTAACCAACAGGGCTATACATGGAATAAATAATGGAGTAAACTCCATAAAAGCGGCTTTCTGAAGCAAGCGTTAATGCAGATAAATGACAGAGTCCAATAGCTCCTTCAACGATCTCTGTAAATCGCCATAATTCACTGACAATTCTCTCAGACTGTGATGAATGTgttgtaacattttaaaacactCGCCAGGAAAGGCATCGGGTGTTAATAGATTCGTGAAGAATAATTCGTTTGCTTTTTCTATATTTCGCTTTGCATTATGCCCGTTACACAGTCCCATTTCGCACTTCAAGTTGTAGGAGCAGGGGGGTTTCTGTGTGTTGCTCTCGATAGAGTACGCATCACAGGAGGGTTCTATATTATCTACGTCATCTAAGTCAATCATCTTTATTGTACTGTTTACCATCAAGAAATGTTCCATTTTAAAGTCTCTCACTCTCAGTGACCCGAGAGGGGAGGTGgctaaatattgaaaaaatgaaacgaGATGAAGAGACTGGCGAACTTTATTCTCCGTCGAAAGGCTTTTTAATTTTCCCACTGAGAGAATGGTGCCCCTCTCGTAGACCGCGATCACGCCATGTTCTGACAAGTCCGTACTGTCGGATTCCTCGCTACGAGCACAGAATCCTAACAGTCGTAAGAAACCTTCGTGTTTAAGCTGGTGTAGCATTAGAATTTCCTTCATTAGTTTCATCGTTGGAAACACAAAACACTTCGAGCGTTTTACTACATCAGAGGAATCACTACCGAGTAACCCATTCAAACACTCCCGAGCCTCTTTCTGGTGTCGCGTCACCATTTTAACCACCACTTCCTCGCCTTTGTAAAGTCCAAGAAACGCTTGTTTCGTAACTCCATGTCCAATCTTTTCcaacagtttgatttgtttgatattttgacagttaaatTTAATGTTGTTTTGGCACTTAGATTCATATTCCTTACAATAATATGTGGTTGAATTATTTACAAGAAAGTCAACAGAACCAGCTctttcaaagtttgaaaaatttgcTTTCAAAGTGGGAAAACTATCTCCGGTGATACCATTTTCTTCGTGATCCGGAACATTTGTAATAAGGTCAAATATAATGGCAAAGTACATATATAACATAAAGGGTATAACTAACATTGTACAGTGTAATATACTTCTCCTCGTCATTGCgcgtgcattttaaaaaatccggagTGAAACAGCAAAGTTTTATACTCACATTCTTTGTCATAAACTCTGAagttccatatatatatatatataaatataacaattcAAAAGAGCTTCAATCCAACACTAAATGgtgaaatacttttaaaaacaacGTTTTTGTCGCAGATGTAGGAAACAACAAGAAGAAATGAAAACTGTTAGGATATTTACCAAGCACCAACAAACGAGGATCTGCGAATTGGCGCGGTATTTTATCAAGATCTCCAAATGCAATCAAATGTCCTAGATTCCCCCTGTGACAAACATCGGGCCATTTGTCTGACTGTGGATATCAATGTTCGATGCTCTCGTTGATTAACTTCAAGAAAGAAAGTCGCGAGCGATACTTAATGCAATTATGATCCCCTCACTATAGGCGACAGCCACGCAGCGCTGTGGAAGAGGTGTCCACCAAAATAGGCGGATCGATCGGCATTAATTTTccaaatatttcttcttttttgtatttaccaaattattaatattgtctATCTAAATTATGCATAATAATACCATAGTCATACTCCCGAGATTTAGTATTGGGAAACGCTGATAGATGTAGCGGAGTCCACGGGTTAAACAGCTTTATTGGCTTTTACGGggatatcattattttataacaTTGTCAACTTTTGTGATACGTGTTCATTATTCAATTTCTTGTCAGGATATGCGAGATCACAGAACACCATTCTGGCGCCCGTTGCCTGAACTATATAGACCAACACTGAACTAATATCCCGAAGTCTTATTTGGAAATCTTGAATTATTTGTAATTTGATTTCAGtaccgaagaaaaaaagatcAACCAATTGCTCATTTGCTCTTTATAAATCTCATGAGTCTGATATAGCTCAAACCCTCTATACAATCGGACGATGTGGAGTGTAAGGattgtaaaaaaatgaattggtTTGTATCGAATTAACGGtaaagaaatcaaataaaatattatgcATTATGAAAACTTTATCATGATACTTTACAGTGTAAGTATTTGTAGTTTAACTTCATTTGTCCTTGTTTCCGTCTCTTCATGTTGCTGAGAGGACATTGAGAATTGTACTTAGAATTGTACGTACATGttgtacattattataaaaactttttattgaCTTTCTTTACCATGCTGTAAACCATAAAATACAAGAACAAAATCTTTTCTTGTAATCGTTATTGGAAAAGCCGCTACGGGATACCGCACGCTAAGCTGTATATACTGTATAAGGTTAACCCACAGGCTGTTTGATGTATGACATTCATACCATTTActaattacatgtgtatatatacggCACTTCACCATAGGGAAACAGCCAGGGTTGACTGTAATTACATACTGCAGAGGGAGCATTCCTTTAATTCACGCTATATTGTTCTCCAGGTTGCATTACTAACTGAGAAAACTTTATTGAAGGCATGTTACATGCAGTCATACAGAATTGGTCACGCCGGAAGAAAATAgacatttgatatttgattacCAGTCATTTAATGCAAACATTATATGACATCTTTCTTCTTGTATTGCTATTATCAGAAATAAAACTATGTACTTTAAACAAAGATGCACTATTAAAAGACATACCGCAAtgcaatacagtaaaacttgatTATGGAGAGTCCTTGGGTTTTTCTTTATCCGAAATTCGCTAGATATAATTTCCGCGTAcaacaaatttatatttttcgcctataatgaatttgttatagaaattataacaaattaacaatATACATGTTACCCGTTATGAATACCAGAcgattttatcaaatcattaaatacaaaaagtacaACGGAGAACTGGGTATATcagattgtaaaaaaatattaattcttaCGAAAAATAAGGTCAATTTTAATACTGTTAACTTCAAAAACTTTCAGCACtagtaaatcatttaaatttcgttatttttcaagTTGATTGAACTCAAATCCAAGTTTAAGAACGATGTATATTGTATTTGTCCGAAATACCTGACGATGCCCTGGCTTTCTTttacgattttgatattttacatgcaaaaaaaaactattgtttATCAGTGTGATTATCAAAATGTGCAGTGAATTATtgagtttaaatatacatttatttaaaatcgaGCCTAGAATGCCGCTTCCAATTAGAGGCGCTGGATTTCAAGTTTTCGTAATGGCACCGGTTCTGACGGTTTCCTGGCATTTAAACTATCAAAATCGATAAAAAGGACAAGAAAACTTAAGTTATTTCAAACTTATTTGAATGAAGTTAGATCTTAAATCTTCATCATAAATGAATCGTCACACTTTTACTAGTTGGTGTAatggttgttttattttatttatgcatttatttattgttttatttatttttggctTGTTTGTTTCACAATGCAGTTTCAAATGTCAACATGGACCAGCTATTGTATGCGCTTAGCTGAAACATTTGAGAGAAACAGAAATAAATGTCATCAAAAGTTTCAATCGACCAAGAAATACTGTTCCATAACGTAtagtactgatgtacattatcaaaaatttagttttacagtcatgatcaatttattaatttgtttagagaaaaatgtaaatagaaACATTAGAATGCTTTCTTTAATGGTTCATGCGGGTTATAAAagtagcaatcattgcagaaaaaaaaattacataacttgATAACCTTCATTTCCCGCAttaaatcaccaaagaaagcattttattgtttaagtattTCTATATGATTATAGTATCTATCAGAGTAAAATACCAGTATAATAGAAAATGGGGTAAATACCGGTAGTAGAATGTGCAAACTGCATCGATTTGAATTGAATATGGTCGTCCTATTCAGTTACCTTGATTGATTATGCCACAATGTCacatggagaaaaaaaatgtgtaattcCACTGTATCTTAATCTcacataaattttttttggttcaGTGAAGAATAAACGTGGGCTTTCTGCAGGAGGAAAGTTGTTATGTGTATAGTTGGTAAAAGTTTAAGGAGGGATGGTAAGGAAGATAAAAATACTATACAGTATAACATACTTATAACAAAGTGCCAAGGATGTCTGATTTTActttgttataagcgtaattcattatattcttaaagtttacatcataaaataaagtcacagggaatgaaaatcacttcactgttagcatcaattcattataagggtgttcgctataaccatgttttactgtacaactTTTTCTGTTATTAAAAAACCCCATCATAATCACTTTTTCTtctgtattttattataaacaagaaaaacataaaatggtaaaaaaaatccagtaaaaaacatatacatgcatacaaATGGTTTAGTGTACACATATATGATTCCGTGTAGTATATAGTTCCTTAACAAATATCTAAATGCAAAAACACTGGAAGCAAGTGTTTGGTCCATAAAAACATTCAGTTCATTAAAACATCCTTTTCCAATTATGTGCTTTATTAGTGTTTCACATCTGCCCATTATAAACTTTGACCCTTGACCTGCCCTAGATCTGTATGGGTAGTCTGGGTGTGGCTATCAGGTCGTCATTGAAGGAGAGTTCCTGGGTCCACTCGTACAGTTTGCTGGCCTCCCTCTCCCATTCCTCACCCTCCTCACCATCCTCTCCCGTGATCCCGTACTTATCAAAGTAATCATCTGGCTCCTCGGACACTGCTGTCGGCTCACGCGAGTCCAAGAGTTTACTCCCCTCCTGAAAGGAAACATTGCTTGACAGTTACAATCCTGTAGAcccatattttctttttcaaaaatgagAAAGATGCAACTGAACTACAACAAAATAAAGCACAGCAAAGAAATTCATAGGAGTTTCAACACATGGCATAAGATATTGCAAGGGCAGGAATATagcaaataataaaatttatctaaaacttggtcaatatttttttatggggCTGTCATTTAGaggaaaaatatttctgaatgaatatacatatgtatatatattgtacatgtacaaatgcaTTTAGAtgtgtgtttaatttcattagagTAGCAGGAAACTTTTATCAGAAATATTTGATATGTCAATAGATCTTCTAtgcaaactgaaaaaaaaaaaatcactcctttctatcaagaaaatagtttgcaaataaaatatcatgGCACAAATAATATGCTATACGaaataacaaaaatgatatGGAGATCACGATCATAGAAGCATGAAAAAACTAATTGGACTGCAAGGATTGCTAATAAATGCATGTCatataaataaagataaaaaagaatgtatgaaataataataatcaacTTATCAGCTTTTGTCcatcaataaataatatataaaacattatatacaAGCGGTAACATTGCAGGAAACACATCTCTACATTCTTACCGAACTCGTTTCAGTTGAACTCTAGAAGAAAGGCAATCAAGTCCTCTTTGTTACATGGtcttttattgataattgtAACAGAGATATTTCTCATAACCAGTGATACAATGTGATAAATTGAGTTGCAATACCAAACTTCTGATCACGTGTTAGAAAAACAGAGAATGATAAGACTTACTCGATCTAGACCGTACATCTTCCTGAGTTTGGAGGCTCGAGCTTTAGCCTGCCGGGACCGCCGACTTGAGATGGGAT
This is a stretch of genomic DNA from Crassostrea angulata isolate pt1a10 chromosome 4, ASM2561291v2, whole genome shotgun sequence. It encodes these proteins:
- the LOC128181261 gene encoding uncharacterized protein LOC128181261 gives rise to the protein MSLENRIIHAVLDKHEGFLRRHLVLSPDVVDKLRQRFVITNSTTERLNKVSSDVQVTLVIDILRRRGIRTLAKFLHILKDSLDGWIADKILCTDLRILSKYILTDERTLSDYIIRVCGPPTPEPILQPVKKPVIKEETKPKRPKTPPEPQRNKKEYGLFHTLPQPTKIAEVPGQVQNLHRVFEERRLQIGSTLSILKQEEQAIKDILEKNVNEQRHLNKNQQAIYDISRRLQSIHHEAGQLLKSAPSGVMVRNRLDYLHGVPWNSVKVNEHNIEWRTNERD
- the LOC128181260 gene encoding extracellular tyrosine-protein kinase PKDCC-like: MTRRSILHCTMLVIPFMLYMYFAIIFDLITNVPDHEENGITGDSFPTLKANFSNFERAGSVDFLVNNSTTYYCKEYESKCQNNIKFNCQNIKQIKLLEKIGHGVTKQAFLGLYKGEEVVVKMVTRHQKEARECLNGLLGSDSSDVVKRSKCFVFPTMKLMKEILMLHQLKHEGFLRLLGFCARSEESDSTDLSEHGVIAVYERGTILSVGKLKSLSTENKVRQSLHLVSFFQYLATSPLGSLRVRDFKMEHFLMVNSTIKMIDLDDVDNIEPSCDAYSIESNTQKPPCSYNLKCEMGLCNGHNAKRNIEKANELFFTNLLTPDAFPGECFKMLQHIHHSLRELSVNYGDLQRSLKELLDSVIYLH